A single region of the Silene latifolia isolate original U9 population chromosome 8, ASM4854445v1, whole genome shotgun sequence genome encodes:
- the LOC141597536 gene encoding F-box protein CPR1-like, with protein sequence MSILASCEFFLLVDFSGIVGLVLLNPSTGRYYKIPYPPYSSGTGRYGICGTGRYGIYLDDANNDYKVVRIQNVGMNMEVMVYSLKTYKWRLIERTVEKCYAWCSVVIGHLLHIVFSLESKKRIGCFDILAEKWTTDVPMPEINGNRSINLAVLDGLLCVTTQDGIWVMKEYGVKDSWFQLMNEIWDWPNITPIAFRKGSQDEVLCSRYRNSKLEYIWYNVREKKATMATLNAVLPNMTYGYICKGSLVDFPFGRNMKLYHPKQSRRNYYVVYTQ encoded by the coding sequence ATGTCCATCCTCGCCTCTTGCGAATTTTTCCTATTGGTAGACTTCTCTGGCATCGTTGGCCTCGTCTTGCTGAATCCATCTACAGGTAGGTATTACAAAATTCCGTACCCTCCTTACAGTAGTGGCACTGGACGCTATGGGATATGTGGCACTGGACGCTATGGGATATATCTCGACGATGCAAACAATGACTATAAAGTTGTTAGAATTCAAAACGTAGGAATGAACATGGAAGTTATGGTTTATAGTCTCAAAACTTACAAGTGGAGATTAATTGAGCGAACGGTGGAGAAATGTTACGCATGGTGCAGTGTCGTAATCGGACATTTACTTCATATAGTTTTCTCACTTGAGTCCAAAAAGAGAATCGGTTGTTTCGACATACTTGCTGAAAAGTGGACTACTGATGTTCCAATGCCTGAAATAAATGGCAATAGATCGATCAACTTAGCCGTACTTGACGGGTTACTATGTGTTACAACACAGGACGGTATATGGGTTATGAAAGAGTATGGCGTTAAAGATTCTTGGTTCCAATTAATGAACGAAATTTGGGATTGGCCTAATATTACTCCAATTGCTTTCCGCAAAGGATCACAAGACGAGGTATTATGTTCACGATATCGTAATtctaagttggaatatatttggTACAACGTTAGAGAAAAGAAAGCTACTATGGCTACACTCAATGCAGTTCTTCCTAACATGACTTATGGCTATATTTGCAAAGGAAGCCTTGTCGATTTTCCTTTTGGCCGAAACATGAAACTATATCATCCTAAACAAAGCCGAAGAAACTATTACGTCGTCTACACTCAATAG
- the LOC141597537 gene encoding F-box protein CPR1-like produces the protein MDIGLKIFHLHELDSPLLAPSVHWYNPELAPYALTILASCEFFLLVKAYRDFSIVLLNPSTGRYYKIPYPPSYNDKFECYGTYLDEANHDCKIVRIPQSSNPKETNMEVMVYSLKTNMWRVIERRFDDKCYRSWSYFAAVIRNLLHIIIVEHKNANAKKSIGCFDIVTEKWTNDVTFPHLNNLEWILLTVLDGLLCVTALETEETMGLGNCWCVWVMKEYGVEDSWFKLMSVASDDILYLDFYPIAYQKGSRDEILLCRQFSTRKCICYNVKDKKATTVTNPTIEGIHQGYICKGSLVDFPGGGNMKLHPLKQAKGITKLLDRLKATILSCLCFICRT, from the coding sequence ATGGATATTGGCTTAAAAATTTTCCACCTTCACGAACTCGACTCTCCCTTATTAGCCCCATCTGTACATTGGTATAACCCTGAACTCGCACCTTACGCCCTAACCATTCTCGCCTCTTGCGAATTTTTTCTATTAGTAAAAGCGTACCGCGACTTTTCAATCGTCTTGCTGAATCCATCTACAGGTAGGTACTACAAAATTCCTTATCCTCCTTCTTACAATGACAAGTTTGAATGCTATGGGACGTATCTCGACGAGGCCAACCATGATTGTAAAATTGTTCGAATACCTCAAAGTTCTAACCCTAAAGAAACTAACATGGAAGTTATGGTTTACAGTCTCAAAACTAACATGTGGAGAGTAATCGAGAGACGGTTTGACGATAAATGTTATAGAAGTTGGAGTTATTTCGCGGCAGTAATCCGTAATTTACTCCATATAATTATCGTAGAACACAAAAATGCCAACGCAAAAAAAAGTATCGGTTGTTTCGACATTGTGACTGAAAAGTGGACTAATGATGTTACCTTCCCTCACTTAAATAACCTTGAATGGATCCTCTTAACCGTACTTGACGGGTTACTATGTGTTACAGCGTTGGAGACGGAAGAGACGATGGGATTAGGTAATTGTTGGTGTGTGTGGGTTATGAAAGAGTATGGTGTTGAAGATTCTTGGTTTAAGTTAATGAGCGTCGCTTCTGACGATATTTTGTATTTGGATTTTTATCCGATTGCTTACCAGAAAGGATCACGAGATGAGATATTATTATGTAGACAATTTTCTACTAGGAAATGTATTTGTTACAATGTTAAAGACAAGAAAGCTACTACGGTTACAAATCCTACAATTGAAGGTATTCATCAAGGTTATATTTGCAAAGGAAGTCTTGTCGATTTTCCTGGTGGTGGAAACATGAAACTACATCCGCTTAAACAAGCGAAAGGAATTACGAAACTATTAGATCGTCTGAAAGCTACCATTTTGTCCTGCTTATGTTTTATATGCAGAACGTGA